A genomic segment from Neodiprion lecontei isolate iyNeoLeco1 chromosome 1, iyNeoLeco1.1, whole genome shotgun sequence encodes:
- the LOC107226634 gene encoding ATP-dependent DNA helicase pif1-like codes for MQNIVENPPKTTLTAFFDPCTSDGFAKTLLHHEVPHYYAWANNKFSRRKRGQDVVGHPSIKKDVALGRVYSIHPSQSGCFYLRMILHHVRGPTSFQDLRTVDGIVKETYQAAYRDRGLLENDNQWEITLREASISQCPLKLRELFVVILLFCFPLEPLNLWDTFKDDLCQDIRHIAQQQGQDFDVYNEVMIQIKNKLLELSDKNLRDFGLPSPNRSLQNVVNAIPRCTYDVNELSVFVNSNVPKLVSDQKIAFDAIIKSMENNEGGLFFLDAPGGTGKTFLVNLLLAKVRQSGRKALAVASSGIAATLLNGGKTAHSTFKLPLAVSLEQQSVCSIRKYGPLGKLLQDTSLIIWDECTMSHRAHVEAVDRTSKDIGNSGNLMGGVTFVLAGDFRQTLPVIIKGTRADVINACLKSSPLWQSIETLNSRTKMRAHSSNNHNGNLQKILQLGDGKLPSTVANSPQVLLDNELAQTVNSLEILIDTIYPDIENLPERNFNWLCSRAIVSARNDSVNQINRMIMEKVPGDFKCYKSVDTVCNIEDTVHYPQEFLNSLNPASLSPHELKLKGGIPIMLLRNLSPPSMCNGTRLLIKELRDNVIVATIITGPTAGQLAHIPRIPMIPTDLPISFKGLQFPVKISFALTINKSQGQTDKRFRLLAST; via the coding sequence ATGCAAAATATAGTGGAAAATCCACCAAAAACAACACTCACGGCGTTTTTTGACCCGTGCACTAGTGACGGATTTGCTAAAACACTACTCCATCACGAAGTCCCTCATTACTATGCATGGgctaacaataaattttccaGAAGAAAACGTGGTCAAGACGTAGTTGGACACCCCAGCATAAAAAAAGATGTGGCATTGGGAAGAGTGTACAGCATTCATCCTTCCCAGTCAGGATGTTTTTATCTCAGGATGATACTTCATCATGTACGTGGCCCAACATCGTTTCAGGACTTAAGAACAGTTGATGGAATTGTTAAAGAAACTTACCAAGCCGCTTACCGAGATAGAGGTTTGCTGGAAAATGATAACCAATGGGAAATAACTTTAAGAGAAGCTTCGATTTCCCAATGTCCGTTAAAGCTGAGAGAATTGTTTGTggtgatattattattttgtttcccCTTGGAACCACTCAACTTATGGGACACTTTTAAAGACGATTTGTGTCAAGATATCAGACACATAGCCCAACAACAAGGTCAAGATTTTGATGTTTATAATGAAGTCATGATACaaatcaaaaacaaacttttagAATTGAGCGACAAAAATTTAAGAGACTTTGGGTTACCTTCTCCGAATCGCTCACTACAAAATGTAGTTAATGCCATACCGAGATGTACATACGATGTTAACGAGTTATCAGTATTTGTCAACTCAAATGTACCCAAGTTGGTGTCAGATCAAAAAATAGCGTTCGATGCTATAATTAAAAGTATGGAAAATAACGAGGGTGGTCTATTTTTTTTGGATGCGCCTGGCGGAACAGGTAAAACCTTTCTTGTGAATTTACTATTAGCCAAAGTACGACAATCTGGAAGAAAAGCACTGGCAGTTGCGTCTTCCGGAATTGCTGCAACTCTATTAAATGGTGGGAAAACTGCTCATTCAACCTTCAAATTACCGTTGGCTGTGTCTTTAGAGCAACAATCTGTATGCTCAATCCGCAAATATGGTCCATTAGGAAAGCTCTTACAGGACACGTCGCTGATTATTTGGGATGAGTGCACCATGAGCCATAGAGCTCATGTAGAAGCTGTGGACCGCACATCAAAAGACATCGGAAACTCAGGCAATTTGATGGGGGGCGTAACCTTTGTGTTGGCTGGAGACTTTCGCCAAACACTACCGGTTATAATAAAAGGTACACGTGCCGACGTTATTAATGCGTGCCTCAAGTCATCACCTTTATGGCAATCAATTGAAACTCTCAATTCGCGCACAAAGATGAGAGCACATTCAAGTAATAACCACAAtggaaatttacaaaaaatactTCAACTTGGAGATGGAAAattaccatcgacagttgcaAATAGCCCCCAAGTATTGTTGGACAATGAATTGGCTCAAACTGTTAACAGTCTAGAAATTCTTATAGACACAATCTATCCCGACATCGAAAATCTCccagaaagaaattttaattgGCTCTGCTCGAGGGCGATAGTGTCAGCGAGAAACGACTCAGTAAATCAGATAAATAGAATGATTATGGAAAAAGTACCGGGTGATTTTAAATGTTACAAATCTGTTGACACCGTGTGCAACATCGAAGATACAGTGCACTACCcacaagaatttttaaattccctCAATCCTGCCAGCTTGTCACCCCACGAACTGAAATTAAAAGGAGGTATTCCCATTATGCTATTGAGAAATTTAAGCCCTCCCAGTATGTGTAATGGCACAAGGCTTTTGATAAAGGAATTACGAGACAATGTTATAGTAGCAACAATCATCACTGGGCCCACGGCCGGACAGCTCGCTCACATTCCGCGAATCCCAATGATTCCGACGGATTTGCCTATATCCTTTAAAGGGTTACAGTTTCCTGTGAAGATATCGTTTGCCCTTACGATAAATAAATCACAGGGACAAACGGACAAACGTTTTCGATTGTTGGCATCGACTTAA